In a genomic window of Zingiber officinale cultivar Zhangliang chromosome 9B, Zo_v1.1, whole genome shotgun sequence:
- the LOC122023593 gene encoding beta-fructofuranosidase, insoluble isoenzyme 3-like, with amino-acid sequence MAISSNLPKLCLNLFAIFFFISLQKVGCSHLGHETLVNLSPSSIDSTLLPRYHFRPLRNWINDPNGPFYYKGIYHLFYQYNPYGSVWGNIVWGHSVSTDLINWHAVDPAIYPSKTFDIYGCWSGSATVLPGSKPVILYTGIVDDFKTQVQNIAFPANLSDPLLREWVKPDYNPVISSDPSINATQFRDPTTAWLHPDNKHWNVAIGSARKEGQRGVAILYRSRNFKNWTKAKHPLHSIKGTGMWECPDFFPVAVSGREGRDTSATGRGVKHVLKVSLDRMRFEHYTLGTYYPALDRYLPDQASVDGSEGLRYDYGNFYASKTFFDPAKKRRVLCGWANESDVTHDDASNDIIKGWAGVHLIPRELWLDENGRQLLQWPVEEFDRLRSQHVSLANQAVNPGGFFRVNNIDSVQADVEVTFEMSSLEKAEDFDPSYVGDAQAYCARHAADVKGGVGPFGLYVLADSALEERTAVFFKVFKHKRKHVVLFCHDPTRSTKRVKNIYKPTFAGFVDVDIDSSKTISLRSLIDHSVVESFGAGGKICITSRVYPSLAIGRDAHLFVFNNGAVDVKVSELNAWEIRTPFMNKEI; translated from the exons ATGGCAATATCATCAAATCTCCCAAAGctatgtttaaatttatttgctatatttttctttatttccttacAAAAAGTTGGTTGCTCCCATCTAGGGCATGAAACACTCGTGAATCTTTCTCCTTCCTCGATCGACAGTACTCTCTTACCTCGCTACCACTTTCGTCCCTTGAGAAATTGGATCAatg ATCCAAATG GGCCATTCTATTACAAGGGTATCTACCACCTTTTCTACCAGTACAACCCCTATGGTTCCGTGTGGGGTAACATCGTGTGGGGCCACTCGGTGTCAACAGACCTAATCAACTGGCACGCGGTCGACCCAGCGATCTACCCGTCGAAGACCTTCGACATCTACGGATGCTGGTCCGGCTCCGCCACCGTCCTCCCCGGCAGCAAGCCGGTGATCCTTTACACCGGGATCGTCGACGACTTCAAAACCCAGGTCCAAAATATCGCCTTCCCGGCCAATTTATCCGACCCCCTTCTCCGCGAGTGGGTCAAGCCCGACTACAACCCCGTGATCTCCTCCGATCCGTCGATCAACGCCACTCAGTTCCGCGATCCGACCACAGCGTGGCTCCACCCGGACAACAAGCACTGGAACGTCGCGATCGGGAGTGCGAGGAAAGAGGGGCAGAGAGGGGTGGCGATCTTGTACCGGAGTAGGAATTTCAAGAACTGGACGAAGGCGAAGCATCCGCTGCACTCGATCAAGGGGACGGGCATGTGGGAGTGCCCGGACTTCTTCCCGGTGGCGGTCAGCGGGAGGGAAGGAAGGGACACATCGGCGACCGGCCGCGGAGTGAAGCACGTGCTGAAGGTGAGCCTCGACCGGATGAGGTTCGAGCACTACACTCTGGGAACTTACTACCCTGCTCTGGATCGGTACCTGCCAGACCAGGCGTCGGTGGACGGCAGCGAAGGGCTGAGGTACGATTACGGCAACTTCTACGCCTCGAAGACCTTCTTCGATCCGGCGAAGAAGAGGAGGGTTTTGTGCGGCTGGGCCAACGAGTCGGATGTAACTCACGACGACGCGAGCAATGACATCATCAAAGGCTGGGCTGGAGTTCAT TTGATTCCAAGAGAACTTTGGCTGGACGAGAACGGCCGGCAGCTGTTGCAATGGCCGGTGGAGGAGTTCGATCGGCTGAGAAGCCAGCACGTTTCTTTGGCGAATCAGGCCGTGAATCCCGGTGGCTTCTTCCGAGTAAACAACATCGACTCGGTTCAGGCGGATGTGGAGGTTACATTCGAGATGAGCAGTTTGGAAAAAGCAGAGGATTTCGACCCTTCGTACGTCGGAGATGCCCAAGCTTACTGCGCCAGGCACGCCGCCGATGTGAAGGGAGGAGTCGGCCCGTTCGGGCTTTACGTTCTCGCCGATTCCGCTCTCGAAGAAAGAACCGCAGTGTTCTTCAAGGTCTTCAAGCACAAGAGGAAGCACGTTGTTCTCTTCTGCCATGATCCCACCAG GTCAACTAAAAGGGTGAAGAACATATATAAGCCGACTTTTGCTGGCTTTGTCGACGTTGACATCGATTCGTCTAAGACGATCTCTCTTAGAAGCTTGATCGATCACTCGGTGGTGGAGAGCTTTGGCGCAGGAGGAAAAATATGCATCACGTCCAGAGTTTATCCGAGCTTGGCGATCGGAAGAGATGCCCATCTGTTCGTGTTCAACAATGGAGCAGTGGATGTTAAGGTTTCGGAGCTGAATGCATGGGAGATTAGGACGCCTTTCATGAATAAAGAAATTTGA
- the LOC122024115 gene encoding zinc finger transcription factor YY1-like, with protein MDLALNHLAPERRPADKDYRPTTVRWFKEWVPQDVVATGGKCFLLKWVTEDMLKAIKEKSKETEEEEHKPEPATEVLFLCSYEGCGKTFIDAGALKKHAHIHGEKQHICQFEGCGKKFLDSSKLKRHYLIHTGERDFICPHEGCGKAFSLDFNLRAHMKTHSVENYHVCPYLECGKRYINESKLRTHLKTHHDKNNMIDTVKHTPAIEKPHTTPKATATGYSLASVQRPYACPYEGCEKAYIHEYKLNLHFKREHPGHNSEENNKAAAIAEQGMEEGSDPEAYVTRGARGKNAKRTKPNPASQLPPAKVKRKASNVVPPTLPPIKKQQWPSKDVYEEEDSEETEEDRDNVEGDGWRYQEVNGDDEETEDED; from the exons ATGGATCTTGCTCTCAATCATCTGGCGCCGGAGCGGAGACCTGCTGACAAGGATTACCGTCCGACGACCGTCCGGTGGTTCAAGGAATG GGTTCCCCAGGATGTTGTTGCGACGGGAGGAAAGTGCTTCCTTTTGAAGTGGGTTACGG AGGACATGTTGAAGGCTATCAAAGAAAAGTCCAaagaaacagaagaagaagaacacaaACCTGAACCGGCTACTGAGGTTCTATTCCTGTGTAGCTACGAAGGTTGTGGGAAAACTTTCATAGATGCTGGTGCTTTAAAGAAACATGCTCACATCCATGGAGAGAAGCAACATATTTGCCAGTTCGAAGGCTGTGGAAAG AAATTTTTAGATAGTTCAAAGTTAAAGAGACATTATCTAATTCATACAGGGGAAAGGGATTTCATTTGCCCTCATGAAGGCTGTGGTAAG GCCTTCTCGTTGGATTTTAACTTAAGGGCACATATGAAAACACACTCGGTGGAAAACTATCATGTTTGCCCTTACCTGGAATGTGGAAAGAGATACATAAATGAGAGCAAGCTAAGAACCCACTTGAAGACACACCATGATAAG AACAACATGATCGATACGGTGAAGCACACCCCAGCGATTGAGAAACCACATACCACTCCCAAGGCAACTGCAACTGGATATAGTTTGGCCTCCGTGCAGCGACCATATGCGTGTCCCTATGAAGGTTGTGAGAAAGCTTACATCCATGAGTACAAACTGAACTTGCATTTCAAAAGGGAGCATCCGGGCCATAATTCTGAAGAAAACAATAAAGCTGCAGCTATTGCCGAGCAAGGCATGGAGGAAGGCAGCGATCCAGAAGCCTACGTCACTAGAGGTGCTCGGGGCAAGAACGCAAAACGGACCAAGCCCAATCCGGCTTCACAGTTGCCACCTGCAAAAGTCAAAAGGAAAGCTTCCAATGTGGTTCCTCCAACTTTACCTCCCATCAAGAAGCAACAATGGCCGAGCAAAGATGTGTACGAGGAGGAAGATAGTGAAGAAACCGAAGAAGACAGAGACAACGTCGAAGGAGATGGATGGAGATACCAGGAGGTGAATGGGGATGATGAGGAGACAGAAGATGAAGACTGA